A window of the Natronomonas salina genome harbors these coding sequences:
- a CDS encoding DUF6517 family protein, whose protein sequence is MRRLTALLLVAGLVLTAGCSGISVSGDRIEFDAGQTVVDEAAAADAGYELQESRTEELNETVSPAGREMQIVVRNHVAVYEKTGGPEGMAAASVGVVTMPDASVAGRNLNPVASMNETELLQQFAGDTGGSLEFERQERYTVRTLGGEANVTVYRATSDGDQPDAYVHLLRDSPSGSDDAVLAYAMYPVQAEEIERDNVEEMLSSLVYSAPDDS, encoded by the coding sequence ATGAGAAGGTTGACGGCGCTCTTGCTGGTCGCGGGACTCGTGCTGACCGCCGGGTGTTCGGGGATCTCGGTCAGCGGGGATCGCATCGAGTTCGACGCCGGCCAGACGGTCGTCGACGAGGCCGCCGCGGCCGACGCGGGCTACGAACTGCAGGAATCGCGCACCGAGGAGCTGAACGAGACGGTCTCGCCGGCCGGCCGGGAGATGCAGATCGTCGTCCGGAACCACGTCGCCGTCTACGAGAAGACCGGCGGGCCCGAGGGGATGGCCGCCGCGAGCGTCGGCGTCGTGACGATGCCCGACGCCTCCGTCGCGGGCCGGAACCTCAACCCGGTCGCCAGCATGAACGAGACCGAGCTGCTCCAGCAGTTCGCCGGCGACACGGGCGGCTCCCTGGAGTTCGAGCGGCAGGAACGGTACACCGTCCGGACGCTCGGCGGCGAGGCGAACGTCACCGTCTACCGCGCGACCTCCGACGGCGACCAGCCGGACGCCTACGTCCACCTCCTGCGCGACTCGCCGTCGGGGAGCGACGACGCGGTGCTGGCCTACGCGATGTACCCGGTGCAGGCCGAGGAGATCGAACGCGACAACGTCGAAGAGATGCTGTCGTCGCTGGTGTACTCAGCGCCGGACGACTCGTAG